The Verrucomicrobiota bacterium genome includes a region encoding these proteins:
- a CDS encoding S8 family serine peptidase has product MTVLTRSPRLLLKLPAAPAQAGFNFGNQPLNVGFQRLFNSILPPTAGLGAAAGPEWYVMSPTEDAAEVNAWDLGHHLVTQGFGMAGLTAPETAEPDLVQQWITGTPVQHAMAAARTCDKPSDPDTRLPTASDVFWFRDPGHSQLEAARSAVGRPTDRIRIAHFDTGYDPNHRTRPRFLLAETPTNLQKNFVDDGRLDDATDRTEGVFTNLGHGTGTLGLLAGAPVDGVELGGAPFLEVVPIRVANSVVLFSNSAIAKAFDYIHGLFSDKTKRVHVITMSMGGLASQAWADAVNALYELGVFIVTAAGNNFGNLPTRNIVYPARFKRVVAACGVMADGRPYADLPVSIMAGNYGPASKMATALAAFTPNTPWARLGCSEIVDHNGSGTSSATPQVAAAAALWIQQNKAAWEKYPEGWMRVEAVRKALFDAARLDSRELAERLGRGIIQAEAALAHTPADAATLQKQPADSASFPFLRVITGLGIAATVPDAGRQRMLELEALQLSQRSRELEELLPDPENPEGLSEADRRRVIEILHDAPAASNALRAALERTGIPSGAPKPSPVPKLGATDAHALQLALDPPMPTLVTRKLRVYAFDPLVGYDPDLLQINETTLEVVWEALQPGPVGEYLEVVDVDPSTGCCYAPVDLNHPSVLAQSGLPPSEASPRFHQQMVYAIAMKTIESFERALGRVALWAPRFVKSVQNGQPRVEKHYVRRLRIYPHALREANSFYSPDKKALLLGYFAATRSGPGGNLPGGTVFCSLSHDVIAHETTHALLDGLHRYFGEPTNPDVLAFHEAFADIVALFQHFTVPEALRDQIRRTQGNLANQNMLAQLAWQFGQGIGRYGALRSAIGDFQDGVWVPAKPGPQDYTKATEAHDRGAVLVAAVFDAFLDIYRRRSADLIRLATSGTGILPQGEIPHDLVNRLAQEASKTAGHVLNICIRALDYCPPVDLNFGEYLRALITADRDLVPDDVWGYRPAFIQGFRRRGIYPENVRNLSSESLRWERPEIQFSLVGMFEKLELGWDLQADRKKAFTISDQNGKCLHNWFMTDPSIQDAHTEALGFYRGKRNTLNGQPGELRNFEVHSVRPVRRIGPDGQQRTDLVVEITQSWFPADGSGKFRGGCTLLVDLEKRAIRYVVRKRVGHPDRMQAQKAFQMEMAQGNLHFNYAGETALRREPFAMLHRGL; this is encoded by the coding sequence GTGACCGTTCTGACCCGTTCCCCACGCCTCCTGCTGAAATTGCCCGCCGCCCCGGCCCAAGCCGGCTTTAATTTCGGCAATCAACCGCTCAATGTAGGCTTTCAGCGCCTGTTCAACAGCATTCTGCCGCCGACCGCCGGGTTAGGCGCCGCGGCCGGGCCGGAATGGTACGTCATGTCACCGACTGAGGACGCGGCGGAGGTCAACGCGTGGGACCTGGGCCATCACCTCGTAACGCAAGGGTTCGGCATGGCCGGCCTGACAGCGCCCGAGACGGCCGAACCGGACCTGGTGCAGCAATGGATCACGGGAACGCCCGTTCAACATGCCATGGCGGCCGCGCGCACCTGCGATAAGCCGTCCGATCCGGACACGCGTCTCCCCACCGCCTCGGACGTCTTCTGGTTCCGCGACCCCGGCCATTCACAGCTTGAGGCGGCACGATCGGCGGTTGGCCGGCCCACGGATCGGATCCGCATCGCGCATTTCGACACGGGCTACGACCCCAATCACCGGACCAGACCGCGCTTCCTGCTCGCGGAAACTCCGACGAATCTTCAGAAAAATTTCGTCGATGACGGCCGGCTTGACGATGCGACCGATCGCACCGAAGGCGTGTTCACCAACCTGGGGCATGGGACCGGCACCTTGGGCCTTTTGGCGGGCGCGCCGGTGGACGGGGTGGAGTTGGGCGGCGCGCCCTTTCTGGAGGTTGTCCCCATTCGCGTGGCGAATTCGGTCGTGTTGTTCAGCAACAGCGCCATCGCCAAGGCGTTCGACTACATCCACGGTCTGTTCAGCGACAAGACCAAACGGGTGCACGTCATCACCATGAGCATGGGTGGCCTCGCGTCGCAGGCGTGGGCCGATGCGGTGAACGCGCTCTACGAGCTGGGGGTTTTTATCGTCACGGCTGCAGGCAACAATTTCGGTAACCTCCCGACCCGAAACATCGTCTACCCAGCCCGTTTCAAGCGTGTGGTGGCGGCCTGCGGAGTCATGGCCGACGGCCGTCCTTACGCCGATCTGCCGGTCAGCATCATGGCCGGGAACTACGGTCCGGCGAGCAAGATGGCCACGGCGCTGGCGGCCTTCACGCCCAACACCCCGTGGGCAAGGTTAGGCTGCAGCGAGATCGTGGACCATAACGGCAGCGGCACGTCGTCAGCCACGCCGCAGGTCGCCGCGGCGGCCGCCTTATGGATCCAGCAAAACAAGGCCGCCTGGGAGAAGTACCCGGAAGGCTGGATGCGGGTTGAAGCTGTGCGCAAGGCGCTGTTCGACGCGGCACGCCTTGACAGCCGCGAGCTGGCTGAACGGCTGGGGCGGGGGATCATTCAGGCCGAGGCGGCGTTGGCGCACACGCCGGCCGATGCCGCCACCCTGCAAAAGCAACCCGCGGATTCGGCAAGTTTCCCGTTCCTTCGCGTGATCACCGGCCTCGGTATCGCCGCGACGGTGCCGGATGCCGGCCGCCAGCGCATGCTGGAACTTGAGGCGCTTCAACTCTCCCAACGTTCCCGGGAACTCGAGGAGTTATTGCCGGACCCGGAAAATCCGGAGGGGCTTTCGGAAGCCGACCGTCGCCGGGTGATCGAAATCCTGCACGACGCGCCGGCCGCTTCGAACGCGCTCCGGGCCGCGCTCGAGCGAACCGGGATCCCAAGCGGCGCTCCGAAGCCTTCGCCGGTTCCGAAACTCGGCGCAACGGACGCGCACGCGCTGCAGTTGGCGCTGGATCCCCCGATGCCCACCCTCGTGACGCGCAAATTGCGGGTCTACGCGTTCGACCCGTTGGTTGGCTACGATCCCGATTTGCTGCAGATCAATGAAACGACGCTGGAAGTCGTGTGGGAGGCATTGCAGCCCGGCCCGGTGGGCGAATACCTCGAGGTGGTTGATGTGGACCCATCCACCGGCTGTTGTTATGCCCCGGTCGATCTGAACCACCCTTCGGTGCTGGCGCAGTCCGGGCTGCCCCCGTCGGAGGCGAGCCCCCGCTTTCATCAACAGATGGTCTACGCGATCGCGATGAAGACCATTGAATCATTTGAACGCGCCCTCGGTCGCGTCGCGCTTTGGGCGCCCCGGTTCGTCAAGTCCGTGCAGAATGGCCAGCCGCGCGTCGAGAAGCATTACGTCCGCCGGCTTCGCATCTATCCGCACGCTTTGCGGGAAGCCAACTCTTTCTACAGCCCGGACAAGAAGGCGTTGTTGTTGGGTTACTTTGCCGCAACCCGCAGTGGCCCCGGCGGCAACCTGCCGGGCGGAACGGTTTTTTGCTCCTTGTCCCATGACGTGATCGCCCATGAGACGACGCACGCGTTGCTCGACGGTCTCCACCGGTATTTTGGGGAGCCCACCAACCCGGATGTGCTCGCCTTTCACGAAGCGTTTGCCGACATCGTGGCCTTGTTCCAGCACTTCACCGTGCCCGAAGCCTTGCGCGACCAGATCCGGCGCACCCAGGGTAACCTGGCCAATCAAAACATGCTGGCTCAACTTGCTTGGCAGTTCGGCCAGGGGATTGGCCGGTACGGGGCCCTGCGCAGCGCCATTGGCGACTTCCAAGACGGCGTGTGGGTGCCTGCGAAGCCGGGGCCGCAGGATTATACAAAGGCCACCGAAGCGCACGACCGCGGCGCGGTGCTGGTCGCCGCCGTCTTTGATGCATTTCTCGACATTTACCGCCGGCGCAGCGCCGACCTGATCCGCCTGGCGACCTCCGGCACGGGCATCCTGCCGCAAGGCGAGATCCCCCACGACCTGGTGAACCGCCTCGCTCAAGAAGCCAGCAAAACCGCGGGACACGTCTTGAACATTTGCATTCGCGCCCTCGACTACTGTCCTCCGGTGGACCTCAACTTCGGCGAGTACCTGCGCGCGCTGATCACCGCGGACCGCGACCTCGTCCCGGACGATGTTTGGGGGTACCGTCCCGCCTTCATTCAAGGGTTCCGCCGGCGCGGCATCTACCCGGAAAATGTCAGAAACCTCTCTTCCGAGAGCCTCCGCTGGGAACGGCCGGAAATCCAGTTCTCGCTTGTGGGCATGTTCGAGAAGCTGGAACTGGGCTGGGACTTGCAGGCTGACCGGAAAAAGGCGTTCACGATCTCGGATCAAAACGGCAAATGCCTGCACAACTGGTTTATGACTGACCCGAGCATTCAAGATGCACACACTGAAGCGCTCGGGTTTTATCGCGGCAAACGCAACACGTTGAACGGCCAGCCGGGTGAGCTGCGAAATTTCGAGGTCCACTCCGTTCGGCCCGTTCGCCGGATCGGCCCGGACGGGCAGCAGCGGACCGATCTCGTCGTCGAAATCACCCAGAGTTGGTTTCCGGCGGACGGCAGCGGCAAGTTTCGCGGCGGTTGCACCCTTCTCGTCGACCTCGAAAAACGCGCCATCCGTTACGTCGTGCGCAAGCGCGTTGGACACCCTGACCGCATGCAGGCGCAAAAGGCATTCCAGATGGAAATGGCGCAGGGGAACCTGCACTTCAACTACGCCGGCGAGACGGCGCTCAGACGCGAACCGTTCGCGATGCTGCACCGCGGGCTCTAG